The proteins below are encoded in one region of Rubripirellula reticaptiva:
- a CDS encoding RDD family protein: MKIKCPACATVLNVPDTAAGKVVKCPCGKQLRAPGGTAGPASGAAAARPAAAPAARRPTEPATTTRRPAPAGNDFDPGLFDELTEADLQPVKMASTGPKSSNPYAPTAHGGGASFGGPVASVGKRFFGAFIDGAVYFVATFISTGLFFLFLNIQFGTIRPENPPAYVPIVNLAFTLTAMIIVTGINISMICKSGQSIGKKAAGSRIVMESDRQLPGFVHGWLIRSFGFGLLSSLLFNLPALVDALFVFSDNARTLHDRMASTIVVDA; this comes from the coding sequence CACCGTATTGAATGTGCCTGACACAGCCGCCGGCAAGGTTGTGAAATGTCCTTGTGGAAAACAATTGCGAGCTCCGGGCGGTACAGCTGGGCCAGCGTCCGGCGCAGCCGCGGCTCGGCCAGCCGCGGCCCCCGCCGCAAGACGGCCGACGGAGCCAGCCACGACGACCAGACGTCCTGCTCCGGCGGGAAATGACTTTGATCCGGGACTATTCGACGAGTTAACCGAAGCTGACTTGCAGCCCGTAAAAATGGCGTCGACTGGCCCGAAATCATCCAATCCCTACGCACCGACGGCCCATGGTGGGGGTGCTTCATTTGGTGGTCCTGTGGCAAGTGTTGGCAAACGATTTTTTGGCGCTTTTATCGACGGCGCGGTCTACTTTGTCGCGACCTTCATCTCGACCGGGCTGTTCTTTTTGTTTCTGAATATCCAGTTCGGCACGATCCGTCCCGAAAACCCGCCTGCCTATGTTCCAATCGTCAACCTAGCGTTCACGCTGACTGCGATGATCATCGTGACGGGCATCAACATCTCAATGATTTGCAAGTCGGGCCAGTCGATCGGCAAAAAGGCGGCAGGAAGTCGCATTGTGATGGAATCAGATCGCCAGCTGCCTGGTTTTGTGCATGGCTGGCTGATCCGATCGTTTGGATTCGGTTTGCTTTCGTCGCTTCTGTTTAATTTGCCAGCTTTGGTTGACGCCCTATTCGTATTCTCAGATAACGCCCGGACTCTGCATGATCGAATGGCGAGCACCATCGTGGTTGATGCTTAA
- a CDS encoding helix-turn-helix transcriptional regulator, with the protein MARNDQLIRQHKLLQLLECSRFGRTLEELRADLVLDLGLTTLHERTVRRDVEALQAAGFDIQNDSVERGKVYKLGQNNKGVHEVGLSASEMIALSIGRELLFPLVGTQYWRGIETFWNKVQEAVPDGVFDHYSRYRKTLHVFGGPSKSYENHEGMLKTINRAIIEHRVIEVEYESVGKPVSTRKIEPYGLAVYQSSIYIVAAAPEVVEPSERLRNWKLDRFRHATALDEYFKPDPNIELSKHLGKSIGIFSGEDPTMVSIRLGSRAAAYVREDPWHPEQKLTTQDDGTTVMTVPASHPREVLPKVLSLGADAEVLAPPEFREAVAEAVQKMATSYAGASA; encoded by the coding sequence ATGGCTCGTAACGACCAACTGATTCGGCAGCACAAGTTGCTGCAACTGCTCGAGTGCTCACGATTCGGGCGAACGCTCGAAGAATTGCGTGCCGATCTCGTGCTCGACCTCGGGTTGACCACACTGCACGAGCGGACAGTGCGACGTGATGTCGAAGCGTTGCAAGCGGCCGGTTTCGATATTCAAAACGACTCGGTTGAACGCGGCAAAGTCTACAAACTGGGACAGAACAACAAGGGCGTCCACGAGGTTGGACTATCGGCATCGGAAATGATTGCGCTGTCGATCGGCCGCGAGCTTCTTTTTCCGTTGGTCGGCACCCAGTATTGGCGTGGGATCGAGACGTTCTGGAACAAGGTCCAGGAAGCCGTACCCGACGGCGTCTTCGATCACTATTCGCGATACCGAAAAACGCTGCACGTGTTTGGTGGACCGAGTAAGTCGTACGAAAACCACGAAGGAATGTTGAAGACAATTAATCGAGCGATCATTGAACACCGAGTCATCGAAGTCGAATACGAATCGGTCGGCAAGCCTGTTTCGACTCGCAAAATCGAACCCTACGGCTTGGCAGTTTATCAAAGCAGCATTTACATCGTCGCAGCGGCCCCCGAAGTCGTCGAACCGAGCGAGCGACTGCGTAACTGGAAACTCGATCGCTTTCGCCACGCAACAGCTTTGGACGAATACTTCAAGCCAGACCCCAACATCGAATTGTCCAAGCACCTGGGCAAGTCGATCGGCATTTTTTCGGGCGAAGACCCCACGATGGTCAGCATCCGATTGGGCTCGCGAGCAGCCGCGTACGTGCGTGAGGATCCCTGGCACCCCGAACAAAAACTAACAACTCAAGATGACGGAACGACCGTGATGACGGTCCCTGCATCGCATCCCCGCGAAGTACTGCCCAAAGTCTTATCGCTTGGCGCCGACGCCGAAGTGTTGGCGCCCCCAGAGTTTCGTGAGGCAGTTGCTGAAGCGGTTCAAAAAATGGCGACCAGCTATGCCGGTGCGTCGGCCTAA